CCTCTCGAAATATAGGACGTATTTCGTTAATTTCCATTGCACCCAAATTATCCAAAGTTAGTTGAACTTCATTAATGGCTTCCAATCCCGTTCTTGCTTTACTTTGTCTAGCTTCTCGAATGTCCAGCAAAATCCTCCTGATATCCTCAACATCCTCGATATCATCAGCACAGAAGTTTAACAATAAATGCGCCGTTTCTAGCCACCGAAAAGGCAACTCTGAGAATGTCTCGTTTTCCAATTCATCATCTCGTATGTTTTCAAGTTTGCCTATTTCCATCCATTCCGGAGGTACAATCCTTGccaaattttgcttttttagCTCAAGAGCCAACCATAAAGGAACCCGACATTTTTTGGGAGGCTTCATAATGGGAATCGTCGCGCTAACTAGCGGCAATTGATCCATTGTTTCTGAAGGAACAATGTTAATATACTCATTGCCAGCTAAAAATTCCATTTCCTCTGGTGAGAATGAAATTTCAAGTTCCCTTGGTAAGGCCATCTCTATCACCAACGAACAGTACAAAAATGCCTATCAATAGTACCGTTTTTGGGCTTaatgtctttttttatttaaagttttgtttttctattttgGAGTTCGTTTATAGCATTTATTGGTTGTTATTCCTTACAgcataattttttgtgtGGTGGGTTTCGGACTCATAATAGTCACCCTCATCTAAATCACATCTTGCTCTTAGGTCATCGGTATATGAttgtcaaatttttatatttctcGTTTTAAGgtaataattttgaatgcaAAAACCTTCATTGTCACAAGACCTTATTTGGATATTGAAATCAGTCCAATCTCGTAGGTCTACGAAAGGgtttttgcaaaaacaTTCTTCGCTTAAGGATGGCTCTCCCAACAAGAAATCCTTCGCTCAGCCAATATCGAGTTCGTTTTTAAACAGAATTTCTATTACCAAAATTGATGATGTGGATTCTTTAAGTGATAATACCCTATATGGAATTGGTCGAAGTATAAATAGCCTGGCACGTTTAGGGATTCAATCAGTGATTGTTCCCACTTCCAATCCAATTGGCATGACATCtccttttaaatatttggaGAATGGTACGGTCGTAGCGAAAAAACGTAAACTTTCAATCTTTGAGGAGCTACAGCAACAGCAAAATAGAGTCATTCGAGTTTCGGAAATTTTTTCGAAAGCGGGAGTGTTAACCCGTCCTAGCTACTCCTCTGTATGTCAATTGGGCCCTGAAGGCCCTAGTGTTGAGAATGTGCAAGGTATTTTTCAAGCGCTGTCTTCACTTTACACGGTCATAGTGCCAAGCTCGATTTTAATGCCCAACGTCATTGAGGTTCCAATTGATGGTAATGAGGTTCTTGCTGGTTTAACTTACTCGTTACACAAGCCAAACTTTGGGTTTTGGGTAGACCGAATCGTCATTCTTGATAAAAATGGTGGCATGCCATGTTCTAAACGACAAACTGGTTCTAGTCATGTTCTCATCAATCTGGCTCAAGAGTTTGACGAGTTAGCGAAAACACTTCCACCTTATcatagaaaaaatttgattttggtaAGACGctgtttgaaaatgttaCCGGATGATGCCTCTGCTCTAATCACTACGCCTGAGGATGCTATGCTTACAAATCCTGTCTTAGACAAAAATCCGTTAATTCACAATGTTTTGACGGATCGCTCTATTATTTCATGTTCCTTGCCGCGCGATCGATCTCCTATTACGAAAACAACTGTTTTGCGTAGCGGTGTACCGGTATATACATTCCTAGGTCCGAAATGTCTAACTGATGGCTCCGTTTCGTGGGAAAGGCTTTGGGTTTTAATTAATGACTCCTTTAAGCGAACGCTTGATATGGACGCATATTTAGATAGGTTGAAGAATTCGCTAGCTGCAGTCATTATTGCAGGGGACTATTTAGGGACAGCCATTGTAACTTATGAACAACCAGATGGAACAACGAATGAAAAGGTCCCTTATCTTGATAAGCTTGCCGTCTCACAAGGAGCCCAGGGTTCAGCAGCAATATCTGATGTTATGTTTAATGTTATGACTGATTTATTTCCCAAAGAGTTGATATGGCGCTCTCGCCTGACTAATCCAGTCAATAAATGGTACTTTGAAAGAAGTGTAGGCTCCTTAAAGTCAAGCAAAACACCTTGGAAACTTTTCTGGACTGGAGACTCACATGTCAGAAATTTGGATCGAGTGAACCAGTATATGAGCgttattgataaaattcAGCCAACATGGTTGAATTGAGTGGAAGTTAACGATTGCACTTTATCAGAGACAAGATTATTTCGCTTCTTCAAAAGCACTTGtcaaactttttaataaaaggaaaaaagtCCATTTTGATAGGACATTAATTCTCTTTTGCACATTAGATTATAGATTGAGTAGTTTGCCTACAAACttgcatttttctttagttatgatttttgtttattccCCCACATAACCCCCATGTAGAGCTTAGAAAAGGTGATACtagcttttttcttttgtgaGTATCAACGTTTATCAACAAAACTAGTAGTAAACATGTCTTATAAACTTGAGTTGTTGCGTCGTGCCTTAGAACATAATGTTTTGAAGTTTGGAACTTTCACCTTAAAATCAGGCAGAAAATCTCCATACTTCTTCAATTCTGGTAATTTCACTCATGGTGCCGATTTATGCGCTCTTGCAGAAGCCTATGCCGAGACTATTATCGCTATGAACGTTGATTTTGATGTCATATTTGGTCCTGCTTATAAGGGTATCTCTTTGGCTGCTATAACGGCCGTCAAACTTTATGAAAAAACTGGAAAGAGCTATGGATTTGCCTATAACCGCAAAGAGGCCAAGTCCCATGGTGAAGGAGGTAACCTTGTAGGCGCCGAAATGGAAGGTAAAAAGGTTTTACTTTTGGATGATGTTATTACCGCTGGAACTGCCATTCGTGAAGCAATTTCCTTCTTAGAACCTAAGCACGTAAAATTGGCTGGTATCGTCCTTTTGCTTGACCGCCAAGAGCGACTGGACCCCGAAGTAAACGAAAGTACCATTGGTAGATTGAAGAAGGAGCTTAACTTACCCGTTTCCTCCATCCTTACTTTGGACGACATTGTTGACTTTACCAAATCAGACTTAACTGCAGCTGAATCAAAGGCAATGGATGCTTACAGACAGCAGTACCAAGCCAAATGAGCTTATGGTaatgtttcttttaaaaatttggaagGAGGAAAGAGAATAATTGGATAAGTAtcttttttggtttttagctttgcttttttaaagagaGTGAAGTTAGTTGGTATTTACATATGTtatagaatttttttatctgtATATTTGTGGTGATAGATACAACTCATATTAGAAGGAATTTTCTATAAAGCGATTGCATTTAGCggtattcaaaaatttctctaTAATAGACGAAGGAAATTGGTTTACTTGTTAagcttttgttttgcaCATATCCATCTATCTTTTGATTAGTTCCGTGaatctgttttttttgtgtttgtttcttcttttgtgTTATTCGAATCTTTCCAAGATGACAGTTAGGAATGAAGCTACCAAAATATTGAGTTGAGGGATAATTAATGTTTCACAAAATGGTATTTGtgtattatttttgtaaaaatttgtagGATTTGGTTTTTAGTGATGATTATTTACGTTCGAAAGACGCATATAATGGgcaattataaaaaatttaggattttatttttcaattctgCGACGGGTATTTATGCTCTGTGTTTGAAATAccaaatattaaataatggTAAAACCTTTAAACAGAAGCCTGGTgattaactttttattatgacaagaaaatgttaagaaattttggaatGTTTTTATTCTCATATTCAATGTGAATTTGAATAAGTAGTCACTGCAGtctataaataaaaatggtttattagaaaaactCGAGTTGAACAATGAAATTCTTTATCATTTATGTAATACAATTGGTTTAACATAGTGGAATCGAATGGTACAATAATTGAGTTACTAATATGTAACCTTCAAGTATTTATCGTTTACCACTAACTCACCATAAGAGAGGGTGAAAGATTTAGTTCTGTTTGTGTGAGATCttaaaaaagcaagcaaatttcctttttatcaaaaaaaggatCCGCATTTCCTGAAGCACTTTACTGTGATTTTAGGGATTTTTTTGGTGAGTAAGAAGCAGTGTTTTTCGATTTTTCTGAGATCTCgctgttgaaaaaatccgGACTAAATCGGCTCCGTAGTCGATAAACCCAAATCTACAgctttttgatttaaattatacAAATCGTGATCTGGAAAGTTTCGAAAGGTTTCTGTCCTTACATATTAAAGTTCTTGGTAGTTGAGTATCTTACATCAGCTGGTAAGATACGTGGATTTTTAGGGATAGCAGAGGTCTTTAAAAACATCTGTTTTTAACTCAAAACATAGAGttaaatactttttaattgaaaaaatctttgAGGCAAACGCCGCTGAGAGAATATATCCTTTCTTTAGTGCATGCAGTTAGTATCATATGTATTTCCGACTTTATCTGCTATAAATACTcggttttcaaaaactatCGATATTTTGTAGAggaaatttcaatttgcttcttctttctcatttgcttcgtttttttttttatatgatATTAATAGCTGGCGCTGTGGAGTTGAGACATTAAATTATTACAAACATTTAGAGAGACGAAACGTTGTTATTGCATCAAGTTTTGAAGCTCTTCCttccttccttttttttaaattgcttGCCAATAGTGCCGTTATGTATAACGACCAAATACATAAAATCACCTATTCAGGAGTGGAAGTATTTGAGTATACGATCAATGGCTTTCCTTTAATGAAACGTTGTCATGATAACTGGCTTAATGCCACGCAAATCCTTAAAATTGCAGAGCTCGATAAACCCAGGAGGACAAGGATTCTGGAGAAATTCGCTCAAAAGGGACttcatgaaaaaattcaaggTGGTTGTGGAAAATATCAAGGTTTGTGTTAACTTCTTACTATATCAATAGGTTTAAAACTACTTAAATaacataaaatttttgtctctgttgtttttatttatcaatttatacttttttggATGCCTGTTACTAACTATTCATTCAGGAACTTGGGTACCCTCTGAAAGAGCTGTTGAACTTGCTCATGAATATAAtgtttttgatttaataCAACCTCTGATTGAATACTCTGGCTCTGCGTTCATGCCAATGTCTACGTTCACTCCTCAGAGCAATCGTAAGCCTACAGAAGCATATCGACGAAACAGTCCAGTAAAAAAGTCATTTTCCCGGCCTTCGCATTCTTTACTCTACCCTTACACATCTTCCAATAATATGACATCTACTTCTAGAATGTCAGGAATCCATGATGCTTTGTCTCTTCAATCTGATTTCACGCGCTCTCCCGATATGCCTTCTGATTCCTTTACGGGATCTTTGCACGATATCAAAGCTTCTCCGTTTTCTTCAAACAATTATGCGCAGTCTCTCTTggattactttttattaccAAATACTACACAACCTCCTGATTTCGTATATGATCGGCCATCAGATTGGGATGTTAATGCTGGCATTGATGAGGATGGTCATACAGCACTTCATTGGGCTGCTGCAATGGGAAATTTGGAAATGATGCATGCACTATTGCAAGCAGGCGCCAACGTAGTTGCTGTCAATTACCTTCAACAAACATCTTTGATGCGCTGTGTAATGTTTACCATGAACTATGATTTACAGACTTTTGAGGTAGTTTCGGAGTTGCTTCAATCTGCTATCTGCATGAACGACTCTTTTGGCCAAACCGTCTTTCACCACATCGCATTATTAGCTTCTTCTAAATCAAAGATGGAAGCCGCTCGTTATTATATGGATATCTTATTGCAAAATTTAACTGCAACACAATCCGTTGATGTCGCTGCCCAAATTATAAA
This region of Schizosaccharomyces pombe strain 972h- genome assembly, chromosome: II genomic DNA includes:
- the arg6 gene encoding acetylglutamate synthase Arg6, whose translation is MQKPSLSQDLIWILKSVQSRRSTKGFLQKHSSLKDGSPNKKSFAQPISSSFLNRISITKIDDVDSLSDNTLYGIGRSINSLARLGIQSVIVPTSNPIGMTSPFKYLENGTVVAKKRKLSIFEELQQQQNRVIRVSEIFSKAGVLTRPSYSSVCQLGPEGPSVENVQGIFQALSSLYTVIVPSSILMPNVIEVPIDGNEVLAGLTYSLHKPNFGFWVDRIVILDKNGGMPCSKRQTGSSHVLINLAQEFDELAKTLPPYHRKNLILVRRCLKMLPDDASALITTPEDAMLTNPVLDKNPLIHNVLTDRSIISCSLPRDRSPITKTTVLRSGVPVYTFLGPKCLTDGSVSWERLWVLINDSFKRTLDMDAYLDRLKNSLAAVIIAGDYLGTAIVTYEQPDGTTNEKVPYLDKLAVSQGAQGSAAISDVMFNVMTDLFPKELIWRSRLTNPVNKWYFERSVGSLKSSKTPWKLFWTGDSHVRNLDRVNQYMSVIDKIQPTWLN
- the res1 gene encoding MBF transcription factor complex subunit Res1, producing the protein MYNDQIHKITYSGVEVFEYTINGFPLMKRCHDNWLNATQILKIAELDKPRRTRILEKFAQKGLHEKIQGGCGKYQGTWVPSERAVELAHEYNVFDLIQPLIEYSGSAFMPMSTFTPQSNRKPTEAYRRNSPVKKSFSRPSHSLLYPYTSSNNMTSTSRMSGIHDALSLQSDFTRSPDMPSDSFTGSLHDIKASPFSSNNYAQSLLDYFLLPNTTQPPDFVYDRPSDWDVNAGIDEDGHTALHWAAAMGNLEMMHALLQAGANVVAVNYLQQTSLMRCVMFTMNYDLQTFEVVSELLQSAICMNDSFGQTVFHHIALLASSKSKMEAARYYMDILLQNLTATQSVDVAAQIINLQDDHGDTALLICARNGAKKCARLLLSFYASSSIPNNQGQYPTDFLSSKDMSFPENDDSPLNSKIEDNLIDNLKYPQSLDDHLSSKKPISYFSNKLTHQTLPNVFTQLSELSKCHEASLAEKQLTYNLAMEALEQTVRETETCQRLWNERTNNDENYLVNQREDLIHQCKKFLHTLKTARYYLETVQLHQLKKYVTYFSQIWSTDELADISETKNLVGHDTKTNRSSLSSKHEVDLFTAENEAAREKLVEQLCSLQAQRKQKINEILNLLSMGMYNTINTDQSGS
- the ura5 gene encoding orotate phosphoribosyltransferase Ura5, whose product is MSYKLELLRRALEHNVLKFGTFTLKSGRKSPYFFNSGNFTHGADLCALAEAYAETIIAMNVDFDVIFGPAYKGISLAAITAVKLYEKTGKSYGFAYNRKEAKSHGEGGNLVGAEMEGKKVLLLDDVITAGTAIREAISFLEPKHVKLAGIVLLLDRQERLDPEVNESTIGRLKKELNLPVSSILTLDDIVDFTKSDLTAAESKAMDAYRQQYQAK
- the psf2 gene encoding GINS complex subunit Psf2, giving the protein MALPRELEISFSPEEMEFLAGNEYINIVPSETMDQLPLVSATIPIMKPPKKCRVPLWLALELKKQNLARIVPPEWMEIGKLENIRDDELENETFSELPFRWLETAHLLLNFCADDIEDVEDIRRILLDIREARQSKARTGLEAINEVQLTLDNLGAMEINEIRPIFREVMDRMRKIVQVSQEE